The Chitinophagaceae bacterium nucleotide sequence GGTGATCTTGAAATTTCTGAAGATGGAAATAATTTATTTGTTGTGAATTTATACGACAGAAAAATTCACAAGCTTACTTTAAACAATGCAAAAAATCCAACATCAGTTACTACAACAGCCTCTTTTTCTTTACCGGCACCTCCGTTACGCAGTTCGCTTGGTGGAGGATATGCTGTAACATATGCAGGGGATAACACGCAGTTTTATGATGGTACAAAAGGACGGTTGCGTCCATTTGCGTTGAAATATTATCGTGGTAAACTCTATGTAGGTGCTGTTACAACAGGAGAAGGCGTTGGTGCAGTATCAACTACAGATAATAATGCAGGAAATCCTGAGTATACTGATTTATGGGCTTATATATTTGAATTTGATCCGGCAACCAATACATGGACTTCAGCTCCTGTACTTCAATTTCCGCTGAATTTTAACAGAGGTCTTGATGGTGATGGATACAATGAGACATTTGCACTTTGGAAGAATACCAGTATGACAACCGGATTTACATGGACAGGAGCTAATAACATCCGTATGTTTTATGCGCAGGCGATGCTTACAGATATTGAATTTGATCCCAATGACGGTTCAATGATTCTTGGTTTGAGAGACAGAATTGGTGATCAGATAGGACATTTTCAAAACAAATTGAATAATGCAGCAGGTGAAGTTGGAACAGCTCTGGGTGAAATTCTAAGAGCATACAGAACGTCTTCCTGTTCATTTGAACTGGAAACAAATGGTAAAGAAGGAGCCAGCAGTCCAAATGCAGCAACAACAGGTGCAGGAAACGGACAGGGCCCCGGTGGCGGTGAGTTTTATTACCAGGATAATGTATATGATGCTTCCGATGGAAATCCCAATGCAACTTTCCATAACAACACAACAGAGGGGTCGCTTGCTTTATTGCCGGGAACTGGAAATGTAATGGTTACCAGTATGGATCCTGCTGATGTATGGCAACAGGGGGTAGATTGGTTTTCAAATACGAACGGTACTAACACAAGAAATCATGCAATGGAAGTGGCGAATGCAGCAAATAATTCTACCGGCTATTCAGGAAAGGGTTCAGGCATGGGTGATATTGAGTTGATTTGTTATTCTGTAATTGAAATAGGTAACAGGATATGGAATGATGCAAATGGAAATGGTATTCAGGATGCAGGTGAAGCAGGACTAAGCGGAGTTGCACTTGAACTTTTTCTGGATGCAAATAATGATGGCGTACCTGATGCAGCTGCTATTGGGTCGGTAACAACAGATGCCAACGGGAATTTCTTCTTCACTAGTTTAGCAGGTACTGATGCAACAGGTATTGATTATGCTGTGAGTATTGAAACGAATCAAAATTATATTATCCGTGTAGCTGCCTCCGACTGGACGGGGGGAGCAGGAACGGGTGATCTTCTGAATTATCGTTTAACCGCCACGGATATAACGGGTAATGGGGCCGTTGATTTCAGTGATAATGATGCATCAATGACAGGAGGAGGTTCCACGCTTCCGCAAATACGTTTTACAACAGGCTCATCAGGACAAAGTAATCACAACCTTGATTTTGGATTTACACAACTAGGCGGAATAGGTGATAAAGTTTGGTTAGATAACGGAACAGGCGGTGGAACTGCCAACGATGGTTTACAGAATGGTGGAGAGGTTGGCGTTGCAGGCATAACAGTTGAGTTGTTTTTAAACGGAATAAGAACTGCATCAACTGTAACAGATACATACGGAAATTATTTCTTTAATAATCTTGCAACAGGTGGCGGTAATGTATATACAGTTCGTGTAACACCTCCTGCCAATTACAGTTTCAGTTCACAAACAAATGCATCTGCTGATTTAGGTAATGATGCAACGGGAAGTGATATTAATCCGTTAACAGGTATATCATATAATGTTACGTTAACAGCAGGTGAAGTGGAACGTGATATTGATGCTGCATTAATTTTTAATACAGTTACAGCTCTACCATCTATCGGTGATAAGGTTTGGTTTGATAATGGCCAGGGTGGCGGTACTGCCAATGATGGAATACAAAATGGTACTGAACCTGGTGTTGCAGGAATAACAGTTACTCTTTATCGTGATATCAATACGGATGGAGATGTGGCTGATCCCACAGAAATTATTGCAACTACTGTTACGGATGCAAATGGTAACTATCTCTTTACAAACCTGCTGGCTGCTGCCAATTACCAGGTAGGCTTCAGCTTACCACCAACATTTATCTTCTCTGCAAAAGATGCAGGAGGAAATGATAATACTGACAGTGATGTAAATACAGGTGGTGCCAATTTTGGAAAAACTGATTTCTTTACACTTGCTGCAAGCGATATTCTTACAATAGATGCAGCCATCAATAATTCATCTGCAGCAACAACTGCAAGTATTGGCGACAGAGTGTGGAATGATCTTGACCATGATGGCATACAGGATGCTGATGAACCCGGAATACAGGGAGCAACAGTTGGATTGTATCAAAGCAATGTACTGATAACAACAACTGTTACTGATGCATTTGGCAACTTCCAGTTTACCAATCTTGCTCCAGGCTCCGGTTATGAAGTAAGAGTTACATCACCTGCAGGTTATACAATTACAACGCAGGATGTAAGTGGTAATACACAGAATGATGTGGACAGTGATATTAATGGAACAGGATCAAGCGGTCAGTTTAATTTAGTGGCCGGTCAGCGTAAAGATGTTGATGCAGGTTTGTATAATAGTACAGCTGGATTGAACAGCATCGGCAATTTTGTATGGAATGATCTGGATGGTGATGGTGTACAGGATGCAGGAGAACCAGGTGTTGCAGGTGTGAGTGTTATTATTCGCACATCAACTGGGGCACAGGTTGACAATCCTTCACGTGCAGGAACACAGGATTATGTTGTAACTACTGATAAAAATGGTGCTTACCGTTTTGCTGATTTAGCAAATGGAAACTATGTTCTGATATTCAGTAACCTGCCAAATGGGTACACTTTTACTACAGCGACAGGTGCAGGTGATAATGCAAATAATACAAACAGTGATGTAACTGCTGCAAGCGGAACAACTGCCATATATAATTTAACGGGCGGTGAATATGATGCTACAATTGATGCAGGTCTTGTGAGAGGTATTTCTACCGGTGGCCCAAGCCTTGGCAGCAAAGTTTGGTATGATCTCAATGCAAATGGTATTCAGGATGCTGGTGAACTCGGAGTTTCAGGTGTAACGGTTACGCTCAACAGTCCGGGTATTGATGGTATTGTTGGCAATGGTGATGATGTAACAGGCATTGCTGCATTAACAACCAACTCCTTAGGTGAATATTTATTTACAAGTGGAAATGTACCGGGAGGATTGAATTCTCAACAGCAAACCAGGGGACGAATGATAATGCTGACAGTGATGCAGGAGCAACAGGGGTAACGGGGCTTTATATTCTTGGCTTTACTGAAGAAAATCTTACTGTTGATGCAGGTATCAATAATCCGTCTGCTACTTTAGGAAGCATTAGTAATCTTGTTTATAACGATGCTGATGGCGATGGTGTACAGGATGCAGGTGAACCTGGTGTTCCGGGTGTAACGGTACGTATATACAATGATGGTGTTGATGGTATTGCAGGAAATGCAGATGATGTGTTGATTGCAGTAACAACAACTGATATCAATGGTAATTACCTGTTTGATGGATTAGCTGCCGATAATTATACACTCTACTTCAGTAACTATCCTTCAGGATATGTTGCAACAAATAAAGACCTCGGCGGTAATGATGCATTGGATAGTGATCCGAATGGAACAGGTAAAACAGATGCAGTTACACTTGCAGCAGGACAGGATAAAACAGATGTTGATTTTGGAATCCGCAGTACAACCACTGCAGTACTTGGAAATTCTGTATGGTTTGATAATGATAATGATGGTGTACAGGATGCAGGCGAACCTGGTATTCCGGGGGTAACGGTTATTCTTTACAATCAGGGTACAGGGTTACCGGTTGCAAGTATGATTACTGAAGCAAATGGTGCGTACCTCTTTATGAATATTATACCGGGCACTTATTTTGTTGAGTTCAGTAATATTCCAAGCGGTACAACATTTACCCAGCAGAATACAGCAGGCGATAATGGAGATAATACAAACAGTGATGCAAACCCTGCTGATGGCAGAACAGGCAATATTGTATTAACTGCTGGTGAAGTTGATTTAACGATTGATGCAGGTGTACGCAGACAAACAACAGCATCAGTTGGTAACAACGTTTGGTACGATACAAATGGTAATGGTGTTAAAGATGCAGGTGAATCTCCTGTTGGCGGTATCACTGTTTCATTAGTGAGCGGTGGCGTTACAATCGCAACAGCTGTAACAGGTGATGACGGTACTTACCTGTTTGCAAATGTTACACCGGGAACTTATACCATGCAGTTTGGCAATCTGCCTTCCGGAGCTGCTTACACAACTCAAAACAGTGGTGGAGCAGGTAATGATAATAACAGTAACCCAAATGGTGCAGGGTTAACGCTGACGTTTACAGTTGCAGCCGGTGGTTCAGACATTTCAATTGATGCAGGTTTAATTGGAACTCCATTGCCGGCTGAAGGATTAATTCTTGCCGCAGCATTGAGTGGCAGCCAGGTTTCATTAAACTGGAAAACAATCAGTGAAAACAATACGGATCGTTTCGCAATTGAACGCAGTACAAATGGCATAAGCTTTATAAAAATTGGTGCAGATATTTCTGCTGCAGGCAGCAGTGCATTTGAAAAGCAATACAATCAAAAAGATGATATTACAGCAGTGCAGCATAACGGAACATTGTATTACCGTGTAAAACTGTACGATCAAAACGGCAGTTATAAATACAGTAATGTAACAGCAGTAATAGTAAAAACCACGGGCATTAAAGTTTGGCCAAATCCATTTACTGAACTTTTGCAGGTAAACATAACAGCACAAAATGCAGGAAAAGTTGAATTGCGGATCAGCGATGCAGCGGGACGAGTTGTACTCACACAACAGCAAAAAGTATCAGCAGGAGTAAACCAGTTGATTCTGCCGGGTCTTTCACGGTTAACCAAAGGAACCTATATTGTTGAAGTAATTAACCTGAAAGATAACAGCAGAACTGCATATAAACTCACAAAGGAATAAACCAACACTAACTGTCAATACAGCCGCTCAGAAATGAGCGGCTTTTTTTGTAAAAAAATCTTTCTAAAACATTTGGTTTATAAAATAAACTACTCTATGTTTGTGATCTATTTACGAAAACATGAAACAGATAACCTTACTCATCATCAGCCTTATCAGCCTTGTTTCCAGCTGGTCACAAACTACCATCACCGGCACAGTTACCGATGGGAAAAAAACAAGCTGTTGCCGGTGCTTCTTTAGCCATTAAAGGATCTTACGACGGAGCAACTGCCGATTCATCGGGCCGTTTCCGTTTTAAAGCATTTGATAAAGGAACACAGATTCTTGTTGTAAGTGCAGTAGGATACAAAACACTTGAATTAACCTTGGAACTCAAAGGTGGTGAAATGCAACTGCCGGTTCAGTTAAAACAGGAAATCACTGAAATGAGTGCGGTAGTAATTACAGCCGGTGCTTTTGAAGCCAGCGATCGTAACAGGGTGGCAGCAGTTTTAACTTCTATTGATATTGTTACAACTGCCAGTGGTAATGGCGATGTAACAGGGGCATTGAAAACCTTACCGGGTGCACAACAGGTAGGAGAGAGTGAAGGTCTTTTTGTAAGAGGAGGTACAGCTTCCGAAACAAAAACATTTATTGATGGAACATTGGTAAATAATTTTTTCTACACAAGTACACCGGGCATTGCATCAAGAGGAAGATTTTCTCCGTTTATTTTTAAAGGAACCGTTTTCAGCACTGGCGGTTACAGTGCTTTATATGGACAAGCCTTATCATCAGCTTTAATTCTTGAGTCAATTGATTTGCCCGAACAATCTTCTGCCAACTTGAATGTATCCATATTGAGCCTGGGTGCTGGATTTCAGAAACTGGAAAAAAATAAAAAATCATCATGGGGTGTGAATTATAATTATTCCAATTTAACTCCTGCCTTTGCCATCATCAAACAGGAACAGGAATATGCAACAGCACCAACAGCTCATAATATGGATGCAAACTTCCGTATCAAAACATCGAAGAATGGAATGTTGAAATACTATGGATATTATACAACCAACAACGTGGCATTTACACAAAACAGTCTCGACTCTCTCGGATATAAGGACAAGTTCTCTTTAACAAACGGAAACATGTACCACAATCTGTCATGGAAAGAGAGTTTAAAGAATAAATGGAAGTTTATAGCCGGTGTATCTGTATCAACCAATAACGATGATATTAGTTTTGATATGCAGGATGATCAGAAAAATGATGTCTTGTTAAATGGATTACAGTTCAAAACATTTGATATTGAAAGCAAAGGTTTTTATGGCAATGCCAAACTGGTGCTGGAAAAGAAGTTCAGGGATTGAATGCCCTGCGTTTTGGAACAGAGTATAATCACAGTGATGATAAAAGCACATTCACTGCTTATAATGGCGCTAAGTTCAACAGTCGTATTATTGAAAATGTATATGCCCTGTTTGCTGAGCAGGATATTTATCTCACCAATAACCTGGCAGCGAAATTTGGTGCAAGAGCAGAATACACTGCATTGCTCGATAAGGCAAATATTGCTCCACGAATTTCATTGGCATATAAACTTGGAAAACAAAGCCAGGCATCATTGGCGTACGGTATTTTTTATCAGAACCCTGAATTGAAATACCAGCCGTCAGTAAATCCGTTACTGTTTATGAAAGCTGAGCATTATATTGCCCAGTACCAGAAAACAACCAGCCTCACAACGTTTCGTTTGGAAGCATTCTACAAGAAGTATCAGAATCTCATTAAAACAACAAACATAAATGGCCGTGAAGTTGCCAGCAGTAACAAGGGTTACGGCGATGCCAATGGGTTTGAATTATTCTGGAGAGATAAGAAGAATGTAAAGAATGTGGATTACTGGATCTCTTACTCTTATCTCAATACAAAAAGGGATTTCCTGAACTTCCCAACTGCTATCACACCCAATTTCGCAGCCAATCATACCGCATCACTGGTAATGAAGATGTTTGTTACCAAGTTGAAAACAAACATCAACTTTTCTTATAACTATGCAAGCGGAAGGCCTTATTATAATATTCAGTATGATCCCAATACAAGCAAAACATTTTTTGCAGACAAAGGAAGAATACCCGATTATCACAACGTAAGTTTTGCATTAAACTATCTGCCCAGCATCGGTAAGAAAAATGCAAAAGCCTTTGCGGTGTATGTGCTCAGTGTAAGTAATATTTTCAATATTAAACAGGTGTACGGTTACAGTTATTCAACCAACGGTATGCGGAAACAGGAGTTAGTACCGCCATCGAGAATGTTTGTGTTCATTGGAGC carries:
- a CDS encoding T9SS type A sorting domain-containing protein, coding for MIAVTTTDINGNYLFDGLAADNYTLYFSNYPSGYVATNKDLGGNDALDSDPNGTGKTDAVTLAAGQDKTDVDFGIRSTTTAVLGNSVWFDNDNDGVQDAGEPGIPGVTVILYNQGTGLPVASMITEANGAYLFMNIIPGTYFVEFSNIPSGTTFTQQNTAGDNGDNTNSDANPADGRTGNIVLTAGEVDLTIDAGVRRQTTASVGNNVWYDTNGNGVKDAGESPVGGITVSLVSGGVTIATAVTGDDGTYLFANVTPGTYTMQFGNLPSGAAYTTQNSGGAGNDNNSNPNGAGLTLTFTVAAGGSDISIDAGLIGTPLPAEGLILAAALSGSQVSLNWKTISENNTDRFAIERSTNGISFIKIGADISAAGSSAFEKQYNQKDDITAVQHNGTLYYRVKLYDQNGSYKYSNVTAVIVKTTGIKVWPNPFTELLQVNITAQNAGKVELRISDAAGRVVLTQQQKVSAGVNQLILPGLSRLTKGTYIVEVINLKDNSRTAYKLTKE